The window GGCCGAGCCGATGGGAAAGTTGGCGGCGAGATCGTTGAGCTGCGACAGGTCGTCCGaagcctcgacggcggcgacacgGCCGCGGACGCCAGGCGACAGGTTCACCCACAGGTACTGGGTCGTGATGTTGTTCACATACGCAACGTGCGTGTCGCCCACCTTGATGGAGTCCAGTGACAGCGGCGCGGGGTTTCCCTGGACATCACTCGGCTTCGCCGTCAGCTCGAGGACCGAGTGGGCGGACCTGTGCGAGATGGGCAAGAAACGGTGGTCCTTGGCGTCGTGGACGCCGATGACCTTGACGTCGAGCTCCTGCTTCCGGTGGAACGCCTTGAGCGGATTCTTGGGGTCGACAATGTCCTCCCACCTGTCAAACATCTGCGACACGTCGATGCGACCCTGCTGAGACTcgttgtcgacgagctgAACGTTCAGCTGCGTCTCCTTGACGGACGTGATCCTGATCTTGACGAGGCTACCCTGGGTCAGACCGTCggcgggcgccgccggcttctccgTCTGCTTCCTGTCCGTCTCCgcatcggccgaggagggagcGACCAGCAGGCGGTGCAGGTCcggcatgacggcgacgaccttgACCTCGATCGACTCGTGCTTGCGCATGCCAAAGTCTGGCTTTGCTTGCACGTCGGCCGGCAAGCGCGCCTTGGGCAGCAGGGCGCGCAGGGTGCCGGCGAACTGGACAAAGACGGCGGTCGCGGTAATGTTCTGGACGAAGCCGggggcgacggtgccgacctTGACCTGGCCGAAGGCGGAGGGCAgcttgccgtccttggcggccTGGAGGAGGCTCGGCTTCTTAGTGAGGATGATGGCGCGGCGCTGCTCGTGCTTTTCGAGCACGAGCAAGCCCGACAGCGTTTGGCCGGTTGAGATGCGTTTAAGGGCGAACTGGTTCTTGGACATGGACTTGTCGGTGAGGTGTCCCACGGGCAGGATGGCCTTgagctggccgtcggccagctcgacgaAGACGTGGTCCTCGGTCCTCTCGGTAACCTTGGCGGAGACGACATCGCCGACCTTGAGATTCTTCAGAGCCGTTTGCTTCTCCAGACCGAAGGCGCCGGGATCTTTGCAAGAGACAATCAGCCGCTTCTGGTCGGGTTCGACGTCGAGAACGTGGACGCTGACGACTTGGCCGACGCGGAAGTGCTCGGCGGGGTCGCGAATGTAGGCCTCGCTCATCTCCGACACTGGCAGGAAGCCCCTCAGGGGACCGTAGAACTTGATGTGGGCGCCTTTCGGCTGCAGCTTCACGATGGTTCCGGGCACCTGCATGCCGACGCTGACTTCGGCGTACGACTTGACGGTCGGCAGCTCCGAGTTGACCAGCGTCTTCTTCAGCGTCAGGCGCATCCTCTTCTTGGATGGGTTGGATGACAGGACGCGAGCCTTGACCTTCATGCCGGGGCGGAACTTCTTTTCGGGATGCTGCAGTCGAATGTCGGACAAGTGCCTCTCGGAGACGAGGCCGGTGATGCCTTCGGCAATCTTGAGGAtcaggccgccgacgccgtcctccttGACGATCAACTTTTCGACCTCGcaggtgacgacggcgccaatCGGCACGTCTTCGAGCCGGATGTACTGCTGCTCGAGGATGGTCTTCTCAAACGAGATCTGGAAGAGGCCGTCCATCTCGCTgtagccgacgacgcggccctTGTGGACGGAGCCATGCTGGTAGGGGCCGCTGGCCTGGTAGAGCgcgtcgaccttgccgtccttgacgCGCGAGATgtggacgaagccgacgaggccggcgacggcagtcTCGACGAAGAGGCCAATCTCATTTTCGACGTGACGGACGGTGCACTtctcgacgagggacgagaTGGGCAGGACGGCCGTCGGGAGGTTGTGAGCGTCCTCGTCCGGATACATGCGGGTCAGGGATTGGAGGTGAGGAAGCAGCGAGATGCCCAACTTGGGATCCTTGGCGGTCGGAAAGTTGCAGATGACGCgggccttgaccttggcgCCGACCTTGTACACCTCCTCGAGGTCCGTGTTTCTCGGACCGGCGCCGGAGTGAATGAGGTCAGCGGTGACGTCGAGGTGGCCCATGACCTTGCCGGCAAGGCCTCTTCGGTCGACGTTGGTGAtcaggacgtcgacggcggtgccgggCAGATATGTGTTGATGGTGGTGGCTTCGGACGGGACGGCCTTGACGTTGCCGAGCTTGTTCTGGAGCAGCGAGAGCTGGGcgaccttgccgccggcgttCTTGGAGACGTGGCAGAGGAAGACGGCACCGGGCTGGAGGCGCTCCTGGTCGACCGAAGGATCGACCTCGGCCGTGGGGAGGAAGGCTCGCGAGCCAGGGATTCCGAGATCCATGACGCAGCCGTGGTCTTcgacgctgacgacggcTGCCATGACGGTGCTGTTCGGCACGACGTCGTCCTTGTTGAGGCCGGCGTTGGCCTCGGCAGGGCGCAGGGAGAGCTCGATGTGGCGCTTGCCCTTGCCGCTGGCAGATTCATCCACGGTGGAGATGACGTAGAGGCGTAGGTACTGGCCCGGGGTGAAGATGGACCTGAGTTGGacgacatcgccgtcggagtcgtcgtcggagtcgTCGGAGTCGTCATCCTTGTCCGCATTTTTCTGTATCCTGCTGGTCAACTGgtccgagacggcgacgatggagacGTGGCCGGTCAGGTTGTTGGGCAAGGCGActtcgaggtcgaggcggTTGACTCGCGTCacctggccgaggacgagggaacCCTTGACCAGTTTCTGAACGGATTGATCAGCAGGCTGGCCACGTGCGATGTAGGCAAGGTAGCGGATGACGTACCTTGAAGTTGAGACTCTCGACCCGAatggcatcctcggcatcctgctTGCGGCCGGCCTTGCTCTCGCCCTTTTTCAACGACACCCgcctcgtcttcttcttttGCGTCTTGGTGGCCGTTTCGAACTCGTCCTCGCGCAGggcgtcggccttggcctccagCTGGATCTGCTTCTGCTCGAGGGGCGTCAGGACACTGCCCCCCCCACGGGGGAAGATgggctcgtcgtccttgaGGAGGGAAACGACGGGGGCCTttgggccgtcggcgcgggGCTTGGCCGTCTTGATCGGCTTGACCGTCTTGCCATCCTTGGCTTTGGGCAACTCCTTTTCGTTCTTGGATGGCCGGGCCTCCTTTGAGCCCTTGGCCGATTTGGCCGGCGGCTGGCCACCCGGGGCATCCTTTCGCTTGAGGTTGCTCATGGCGGTGCAGTCTGGGCAAAGACGTAGCCGTTAGGTTGCCTCTGCGAGTTTCTGACCTGATCGACAGAGCCAAGGTTCTCGATTTTTTTCTGCCCGCGGCGGGACGGAGGTGACTGATAAGGATTGATAAGGATTGATAAGGTTCGATAAGTGTTGATGGGGCAGGCATTCTTgcccaggtacggagcacttaagtacttacagtaagtattacttgtacatgtacagtacgtacttggtgAGTAGTGCTACAAGTAATGCAATGCTTAAGGGTACTGGTGctgaagtactccgtataggTACTcaggtgctccgtaagtacttggcaGCACGAATTGTTCCGGGCCCACTCTGATTGATATGGGCACCAGGTAATAATAGTGGTCAGTGGTCAAACCGgctacagtggggtggcaaaaataacgattcaatttgtaggagtagcgctaacaaaactgaatcgtcacttcTGTCAAGCGACTGTAGGCTGCCGTCACAGACGAACCCCGCCATGGAGCGTGGATCATTGgccaactacggagtacggagtataaaCAAGTTGCTTCACTGGTACGAAGTACATTCTAGTACCATGCGCGGCAATCATACAGCGTacaatacacctacagtacttgcttgcgggAATACTgataagtacagtacagtacagtgcttacagtacagcaagtaagtacagtacacccgACATCGCCCCCTCCACCGTCATCCCTTTGCTTCCCTTCCTCCTACTTCTCTCCATaacaagacgacgacgctccgGATGGTGCACGACGCCCGGTGACGTGGCGTCGACCGGTCTTGCTTTTTGCTTTGCTTTCTTCCGTCCCTTTGCATTTCATCATGCTTCCTCGGAAGAGACAGCGCCCCAACCCGGGAGACTCGACCTCCGCTCTGCGGCGGCCGAAACCGAGTCAAAGCACTACGTCACTGTCTCAAGGTGTCAGTGCAGCCGAAGCCGACTTGGCCCTCAGTCAACGGAGGCTACCCCCGCctgcaccgtcgacggcagcccaGCTGTTGGGAGCAAACGATCACAAGCAGGTGCGCGAGCCCTTCACATGAGCCTCCGCCTTCCTCGCTCGCCTCTCACCACCCGTGCCCGTCGTGGCTGCTAACTCCCACGTCCTCAGGTCCGGAAAGCCAAGAGTTGGTACGGCTCGTGGCCGAAGACGCCCGACAAGGCCTCGCCTTCCACCTCGGTCGCACGGGAGAACATTTTGGGAGGCACCGTCCGGTCCAATAAGGCGCCGGATCTGAGCCGCTTCGACCAGAGAAAGGCCGACGATTCCGCCAGCGTCCGCAGCAACGCAGCGGCACCATTGCTTTCGAAGGTGCCCGAGAACATGCCCCTTCCAAGCCGCGAGACGTCTTCCTCCACCCGAGAGGCACCGGAGCCCTCGactggcgaggacggcgcgtCTTCCCATCCGCCAGCACCCGCCAACAGCCCTCCGCGcccctcctcgagctgggcCGGCTGGTGGTCAACCCCCGTCGCCGACCCCGTCCAGACGCAACCTCCATCGGCAGAGGACTGTTCACAACGCCATAAAGAGGCAGACGACGGCAAGCCAGGTACGAGCAGTCAAAAGCAGGACGCGTCAGCTGCTCCGCACTCGGCGCCCGTGCCACCGGaagcaacggcggcgacgtcctGGTTCGGCTTCTTGTCCAGCACCGGTCCCAAGTTGGACCCAAAGCCAGATCTCCCCGAGGATGTGACGACGGACGTCaaagatgccgaggacgtTGTGATGGAGGATgcaccaccacctcggccgacgaagcaAGCCGCCACACCAACGGCCGGCTCCACATGGGCCTTCTGGTCCAAGGACTCGCCCAAGAAGGATGGGAAGAGAGGAGAGGCCGAGTCTGGAGAGATGGCCATCATCGGCGAGGTCTCCGAAGCACACCCGACACCCATGGCCGAGGGAGATGTCGACGGTTCCAAGAATCAGCGCAACAAGGCGGATCAGGCGAAGAAAAAGTCGACGTggcggaggaagagggccAGGCCACGCGAGTCGATGGAGTCGGACACGCGAACGCCTACGCCCACGCCGCCGCACGGCAAGGTCGATGAGGGCGCCGAGCCGGTGTCCCAGTCCGAGACGGAATCGAAAGCGCCTCAGGCAAGGACAGAGTCCTCGACCGAGTCCACCTCGGCGTCCAAGCTGCCGCCgaacctcctcctcccctccttcACCAGCACGTACCGGATGAAGGAAAACCCGACGATTGTGCAGCAAATCGCGAGCTTCATCCTCCGTgcttcgccggcgccgccaagcCACGTTTTCCGCGTTCAGGATCCCCCCAAGGTCCGCaaggccatcgccatcggcgtccACGGCTTCTTCCCCGCCACATACCTCCGGCCCATGATCGGTCAACCGACGGGCACATCCCTCCGGTTCGCCAACCTCTGCGCCGATGCCATCCGCCGCTGGACCGACGCCCACGACTGCGAGGGCTGCGAGATTGAAAAGGTGGCGCTCGAGGGCGAAGGCCGTATCGGCGAACGCGTCGGCAACTTGTGGAAGCTCCTGCTCAACTGGATCGACCACCTGCGCACCGCcgacctcatcctcgtcgcctctcACTCGCAGGGCGTCCCCGTCAGCGTCATGCTGCTCGAGAAGCTCATcgacctcggcatcgtcaccaaCGCGCGCATCGGCGTCTGCGCCATGGCCGGGGTCGCCCTCGGTCCCTTTCCCGACTACAAGTCCAGCATCCTCAtgggctcggccgccgagctctGGGAGTTTGGGAACCCTGAAAGCAGCATCTCGCAGCGATTCGAGTCCGCTCTCAAGCACGTGCTCGACTACGGCGCCCGCGTCACCTTTatcggcagcatcgacgacCAGCTGGTGCCCATGGAGGTACTTTcgctcccccctcccctcttccCTTTTTCTTCCCGCGGGGACTGCGAGCTGACAGACTTTAGTCGGCCGTGTACTCTCCCGCCAGCCATCCCTACATCTACCGGGCCGTCttcatcgacggccgcatCCACGCCCCCGACTTCATCGCCCACCTGGTAGGCTTCGCCCTCAAGCTGCGCAACCTCGGCGTCTCGGACCACGGTCTCATCCGCGAACTGTCGGCTCCGCTCGCCGGCAGCCTCTACTCGGGCGAGGGCCACTCCCGCCTCTACTACGACGATGCCGTTTACGACCTCGCCATTGCGCACACGCTCGAGACGTCGTCCATGGCCAACCTCGCGCCGTGCGACGTCAAGCCCCCGGTCGCGCGACCCAACAACGCCGCCaacccggcggcggccaaccCGTACGTTCTGCCGTGGATCATGCGCGGCATGCTCGAGGAGGACTTTGTGCGGACCGAGCTGAGCGCCGAAACGGAGGAGCTGCTGCGAAAGTTTGACGACTGGAAGCCTGCCAACAAGGCGCTGAGAGACGTCAAATATCGCCTGGAGGCGGTGCGTTCGAAGCTGTGACACCGTGACACCATTTCATTCATTGTCCTGTATTCTATCGTATCGTAGCcgcatctcggccgacggggacTTTTTTTCTTCTTTGCATGCTGAACTAGACAGCGGGTCATGGCTAGATTATACACGCAACAGATGCGAATCAATAGATGGCAACCAAGCCACGGAACAAGAGCCATGGTGTCGTGTCGTAGGGCACCCATGCTGTGcacagccgccgccgtagcACTCCCCCATCCTCTGAGCTTTCCCATGACCCTTGCCCTCGAGCTTCCTCCGGGTCCGGCCGCGTGTCCTCGTGACCGCCGCCACTCGCCCTGTATTGCGAACACAAATGGACAGCGGTACAAGTTGAAGGTGACGAGGCAGCAAGAAATAGGTCAGCCAGAACGCGCCAGGAGACGGTTTGGAAATTGGgtgcgccgccgaggtggcccTCGCTACAAGTCTGCACCGCGGTTTTTCGGAGGAGGCCCTCAACGGGCCAATGTCGTGGTTTGTATGTAGAGGTAGGTGGTGAGTAGCTACTGTACAATCAAGTCGCCACCAAGGCGGGGGGCCATGGTTCGCACCAGCCATGCCGCGCCGCTGCTGCATCCCGGATCTGACGTGGGCTCTATATGGTACACTGTCTTGCGCCCCGGTTCGCTCACGGGCACGTAGGGCTTGCCGGGGGCGCAGGCTGGGCTAGGGCCGCTTTCCCAGCTTCCAGCCGTCGATGCGGTCCTGGATCTGATCCCAGGTCAAGCTGTGGCTCGTCAGTCCGTACGCCTGAGCCtcctggacgacgacggtgggcGCGCCGCTGCCACGGCCGGGGttcgcgacggcgccgccgacgaccatggAGGCGACGCGACGCAGGTCGTGGACGGTGAGGGCCTCGATGCGGGCGCACATGTCGCGGACAGGCACCTTGCGGCCGTGAACCTGCACGCTGCGGCCGAGATCTTCGAGCTCGACCATGCGGCTCTCGAGGTTCATCAGCAGGCTGCTGCGAAGCTGGTTCTTGGCACGggccacctcgccgtcctgcaGACGGGCGAAGCCCTTGTCGAGGGTGAGGGCGTGCAACTCCTGGCACATGACGTCGATCATGGCCGAGGTGTGGCCGGGGAGGCAAGAGGCGGAGATGCCGAAGAGGCCAGAGTCGGTGTAGGAGTGGTTGAAGGCGACGCACGACTCGACCCAGCCGTGCTGGTTGAGAACGTTGGTGTAGAGGCGCGAGTACATGCCCTTGCCCGGGCCGCCGGCGGAAaaggagccgccgccgccgaggagggtcTGCAGGGTTGCGAGGGCGTAGATGTCGTCGGAGGCGACGGGCAGGCCTTCGAAGGCGAGGTGGATGTGGGTGAAGTTGGTGCCGGTgagcgccggcggctgcggTGGCAGCGAGAGGAAGCCGCCGGTGTACCGGgcgagctggccgtcggcggactcgggggcggccgaggtggacaTGTTTTTGAAAAAAGGCATCTTGGAGACGAGAGTGGGACGCGGTTGGTGATCCGaagaggatggcgaggccgacgaggccgacgaggagccggACATTTCGCCGTCGGAGGCGCCGTCGCTCGTCTCGGAACCGGTCTTGATGCTCAAAGGTGACGTTGACGGCATGTCTCCGAAGTAGCGGTGGgccaggccgacggcctcgccgtgctcgacgcccGCAAAGGCCAGGACCATCCGCTCGGGTCGGTAGAAGAGGTCTCTGTAGGTCATGACGGAGCCgcggtcgatggcggcgagccgcTCCTCGGGACACAGCAGCGGGTTGCCGAGGGTGTTGTCCTTGAAGGCGGCCGTGTGGACGAGCTCGGGCAGGATGAGCTCAGGCTTGGCCCAGATCTCGGCAATCTCGTAGCGGGCCGTCTCGATCTGCTGcgcgacctcgtcctcggtgaTGCGAGGGTCCCGGATggtctcggcgaggaggccgacggtggcgggGACGGCGTTGTTGAAGGTGGCGGCCTGGTACATCATGGACTCGCGCGAGGAGGCGCACTGGAtgttgccgccgagggcctcgaccttttcgagcatgtcgtcggccgagtgCGTCGACGTGGACTTGAAGGCGAGGCGGTCCATGATGTGAGAGACGCCGCGGAGGCTGCTGGTTTCGAATCGCGACCCGGCCTCGATGTAGACGCCGACACCGGAAAAGGACCCGGGGAGGGCCTCGGAGGCGACCCTCAGCCCGTTGGGCAGCGTCGTGATCCGGTCCAGCTCGGTCGGCTCCTGAAGGCGGACGGGGGCGGCGTCAGCAGGCTCGCGGGCAGCAGCGCGGAAGGAGGAGCAGCATGCGGATTGGTGCACGATGCATCATGGATGGTTCATGGACCCCGCCCGATGCATCACCGAACGAAGGGCGTGGGGATGCGTGACGAACCTTTGGTATCCCATCCACCGTCACGGTGGCGAGACATCGTCGCGAGGACGGGCTTGGCAGCCTTGACAGGATCGAGGGGCTCCTTGGTCGCAGCAGCCGGGCGCACGGCTGCAGCCGCGTGCTGAACTGTCGCAACATGCTGGCTCGGCTGGCTCTGCTGCCTGCAAGGTTGGCGAAAAGAGGTGTGGGAAGGACGAAGGCTTCACGGCGCCGTGCCTGCTGTACGACTTTGCGGCACCGTCGTGACCAGATTtcgggccgtcgtcctccgcGGCTCGCAGGCTTCGGTGCCTGGCCGGATCATCCCGCGCCGGAGTCCGACGGCACCCGCCACAGGT of the Drechmeria coniospora strain ARSEF 6962 chromosome 01, whole genome shotgun sequence genome contains:
- a CDS encoding Nucleic acid-binding, OB-fold-like protein; translation: MSNLKRKDAPGGQPPAKSAKGSKEARPSKNEKELPKAKDGKTVKPIKTAKPRADGPKAPVVSLLKDDEPIFPRGGGSVLTPLEQKQIQLEAKADALREDEFETATKTQKKKTRRVSLKKGESKAGRKQDAEDAIRVESLNFKKLVKGSLVLGQVTRVNRLDLEVALPNNLTGHVSIVAVSDQLTSRIQKNADKDDDSDDSDDDSDGDVVQLRSIFTPGQYLRLYVISTVDESASGKGKRHIELSLRPAEANAGLNKDDVVPNSTVMAAVVSVEDHGCVMDLGIPGSRAFLPTAEVDPSVDQERLQPGAVFLCHVSKNAGGKVAQLSLLQNKLGNVKAVPSEATTINTYLPGTAVDVLITNVDRRGLAGKVMGHLDVTADLIHSGAGPRNTDLEEVYKVGAKVKARVICNFPTAKDPKLGISLLPHLQSLTRMYPDEDAHNLPTAVLPISSLVEKCTVRHVENEIGLFVETAVAGLVGFVHISRVKDGKVDALYQASGPYQHGSVHKGRVVGYSEMDGLFQISFEKTILEQQYIRLEDVPIGAVVTCEVEKLIVKEDGVGGLILKIAEGITGLVSERHLSDIRLQHPEKKFRPGMKVKARVLSSNPSKKRMRLTLKKTLVNSELPTVKSYAEVSVGMQVPGTIVKLQPKGAHIKFYGPLRGFLPVSEMSEAYIRDPAEHFRVGQVVSVHVLDVEPDQKRLIVSCKDPGAFGLEKQTALKNLKVGDVVSAKVTERTEDHVFVELADGQLKAILPVGHLTDKSMSKNQFALKRISTGQTLSGLLVLEKHEQRRAIILTKKPSLLQAAKDGKLPSAFGQVKVGTVAPGFVQNITATAVFVQFAGTLRALLPKARLPADVQAKPDFGMRKHESIEVKVVAVMPDLHRLLVAPSSADAETDRKQTEKPAAPADGLTQGSLVKIRITSVKETQLNVQLVDNESQQGRIDVSQMFDRWEDIVDPKNPLKAFHRKQELDVKVIGVHDAKDHRFLPISHRSAHSVLELTAKPSDVQGNPAPLSLDSIKVGDTHVAYVNNITTQYLWVNLSPGVRGRVAAVEASDDLSQLNDLAANFPIGSALKVRVTAVDSKNNHLDLSARSASSVDAVTWSALKPNMVLPGRVTKVNERQVLIQFGENVSGPVHLPDLADNYDDVNTLDYKKNDIVRASIVEVDAPNKRLRLSMRPSRIMSSTLPVTDREIRNVAQVSNGDVIRGFVKNVSDKGLFVLLGGQVTALVKIANLSDRFLKEWKDQFQIDQMVKGRVIAVDPTVNQIEMSLKASVVDEDYTPPITFNDIKVGQVVTGKVRKVEEFGAFILVDGSVNVSGLCHRSQMADNAVKDATKLYKEGDLVKARVLDVDAKKRRMTLGLKPSLFDDDSDSGSDAGAALDNVDDSDDDDDDDDDDVDMDDGASIEILGTDNVDADEDSDEDAGEGSDHSASDGEDQVMQDATRTRGLAVGKKAAWSADPFDDSGSESDEAAKPEKKKKRRKAEIQEDKTAQLDAHGPQTSSDFERLLLGQPDSSELWIAYMALQMQVSDLSKARDVAERGIRTINIRQETEKLNVWVAYLNLEVAYGNDQTIEEVFRRALQYNDAQEVHERLASIFIQSKKLVHADKLFEAMLKKFGARSPNVWINYAHFLHETKAEPDRARALLPRAMQQLEKRHHATITSRFAALEFRSANGEPERGRTIFESLLDAFPKKGDLWNQLLDLETGIGADAPAVRDVFERRTRVKGLKPQQAEKWFRRWAAWEESQDPKGKDKVMAKARDWAATFKARKEAEAADAAEDEMEE